Proteins encoded together in one Lepisosteus oculatus isolate fLepOcu1 chromosome 2, fLepOcu1.hap2, whole genome shotgun sequence window:
- the rrp15 gene encoding RRP15-like protein, whose protein sequence is MAASTEITHGSSEEKFNAAENEDSYGSSEGEADGGSLSGEGSVGGESEDEVEESGNPNAGWAEAMAKVLHKTTPENKPTILTKNKKLEKMKEKEKQEKLERKKELDKKKAWEMMCRVKPDVVRDRETERNLQRIATRGVVQLFNAVRKHQKNMDEKVKEAGGSERKRAKLLSSVSKKDFINVLRGTETGTSQTVSKLEKSKKSGIKTEDKPSWSILRDDFMMGAAMKDWDKESEEEN, encoded by the exons CTGCTGAAAATGAGGACAGCTATGGTTCCAGTGAAGGAGAAGCAGATGGAGGCAGTCTCAGTGGTGAAGGCTCTGTGGGAGGTGAAAGCGAAGATGAGGTGGAAGAGTCTGGAAACCCCAATGCTGGCTGGGCCGAGGCCATGGCCAAAGTCTTGCACAAGACAACGCCGGAGAACAAACCAACAATACTCACCAAGAATAAAAAGttagaaaaaatgaaagagaaggaaaaaCAGGAGAAGTTAGAACGGAAAAAAGAG CTTGATAAGAAAAAGGCTTGGGAGATGATGTGCAGGGTGAAACCAGATGTTGTTAGAGACAGAGAGACGGAGAGGAACCTTCAGAGAATTGCCACAAG GGGAGTAGTCCAGCTGTTCAACGCTGTTCGGAAGCACCAGAAGAATATGGATGAGAAAGTGAAGGAGGCTGGGGGTTCAGAGAGGAAGCGGGCAAAGCTGTTGTCTTCAGTTTCTAAGAAAGACTTCATTAACGTTCTTCGAGGGACTGAAACAGGGACATCACAAACAGTCTCAAAATTAGAGAAGAGCAAAAAG AGTGGcataaaaacagaagacaagCCATCTTGGAGTATATTGCGTGACGATTTCATGATGGGTGCAGCCATGAAGGACTGGGATAAAGAGAGTGAGGAAGAGAACTGA